GAGTCCCAGATGGACAATGTTCGCCGCTACTCTAATTTTGCGAGCCCGGCTTTTTTTTTCGCATTTTTCGCCACGGTCGGTTTTTGTCTAGAATCGCGATCACGATCAGGCTATAGGCGACCAATCGTATTAAGTAGTACCACGGCGTATCCTCGCGCAAGCCGCCTGTCAGCCCCAACAAAACGCGATTACCCGCCTCAATCCAAAACGAGGTCGCAAAAAATAAAAAGAATCGATCGCGCGTGCTGCGCCAAAAACGAAAGAAAAACAGACCGATCACCAGTGAGGCAGTTGCAATCGCTCCGAGCAACATCTCATTCATCGCCGCCTCACTCATCCTTTGATATCAGGCCGTACAACAGAAGCAATGGCCCAAACAGCGCCGTCAATAGCCGCCAAGTGGAAAGGTCGATCTCCGTAAACACCATTTTGTCAAAGATCAGCAGAATATTGTTCAGCGACAACACCGCGAAGCAGAGACCGCTCCACAACAACAGTTTGTACCGATTGCGGATATAACTGCGCAATAACAAACCGGCACAAGTGAGCGCGGTCAATGTACAAAGTGCATAGATGATTCCAGCCATCTAGGAATCCCCTCGCAGCTTGAAGGCGTCGGCGAACTTCTGTGCCTTCTTGCTCGTCTCGGAATGAATCAGATTAGTCATCGCCACGATATTCTTGGAATATACCGTCGCAACACGATCGATCATTTGCATGAGCTCGTCTGAGCTCGGCTGATAGCGGTACAGTAAGTTTTCTTGTCCGGTGACCACCAACACGCCGGCGGCACATAAATCGGTTAACAGTTGATCGGCCAACTTCTCGCTGACGTAAAGTCGCTGAGCGACGTGCTTGCCATCCCAGGAATGTTTAGCATCACTCCGTAGCAGCAATATGGCTTCCAGCTGCGGGACCGAGGTAATGCTAGTGAGAACGAATCGCCTCACATCCTCTGGAATCGGTTCCCCTTTGGTCATCGTTCGCTGGGTCCTCGCTTTGCGTCGGGCGCCAACCATCGCTAGCCCACGCTTTGCACGGGATAATATCGCCCTTGTCTATCAAGACCAACGATACGAGCCGCCTTTTTTCACATATGCCTAATCGCACATATGTCGACTTGGGGAGACGCAGGGTCAGAATTACGAAAATATCAATCGATAAACCGCCACCGACATTACGTCGGTGGCGGCGTTTCATTATTCGATTTTCAGGTGACGCTTTTTCGCCGTCGCTGTTTTCGGCAATGTCAGCTCGAGAATGCCGTTATTGAAGCTGGCGGTTGGCCTATCACTATCGACCTCGATCGGCAGTGGAATGGTTCGGAAGAACATTCCGCGCAACAGCTCACGCCGATGATAGTCGCCTTCTTCCTCTTCCTGTTGCTGTTCCATGCTCGCTTTGATGGTGACGGCATTATCGGTAATCGATACGTCCAGGTCCTTCTTTTGTACACCCGGTACCTCTGCCCGTATCACTAATGCCTCGTCGCGATCAATGACATCGACACGCGGCATGCGCGTTTCCATTCGTGAAACTTCCGGCATATCCCAACGCAACGGCCGGAAAAGACTGCGCGGCATCACACTTTCGAGCATACGATCCATGAGGCGGTCCATTTCATCCAGCGGCGACATTGCCCTAAAGGCTGACGTTCGCTGCATCTCCCCGCTCTGCTGGCCCTGCCCACCTTGCATCGATGTACCTGACGTTTGCGTGCCCGGAGTCTTAGTCGATGTACTTTGAGTGGTCGAACTCGGTTTGCGCTCTTCGGCCATATCTCTTCTCCTTCCATGGGGTTCATTTGCGAAGTGCCGGCATAACAAATAATGAACGCCGGGACCATTCATAAGACAACGCCGGTCCATTGTCATTCCCCATCATTCTTTTGCGGGTGCGTCCGCCATTCCCGTCCCCACCTTACCGCACCCGGGTTTCTCCTATTGCCGCATCGCTATCAGGGATGTACGCGAAACTCCAGCGCCAGCATCGGGTCGGATTAATACAACACTGGGAAAGATCGATCCATGCCACGCACCATTTGAAAGGGAAGCATTAGCTTTGGCTTGGTAAATATTCCGGTCGCGC
This window of the Gammaproteobacteria bacterium genome carries:
- a CDS encoding Hsp20/alpha crystallin family protein, which codes for MAEERKPSSTTQSTSTKTPGTQTSGTSMQGGQGQQSGEMQRTSAFRAMSPLDEMDRLMDRMLESVMPRSLFRPLRWDMPEVSRMETRMPRVDVIDRDEALVIRAEVPGVQKKDLDVSITDNAVTIKASMEQQQEEEEGDYHRRELLRGMFFRTIPLPIEVDSDRPTASFNNGILELTLPKTATAKKRHLKIE